A window from Malacoplasma iowae encodes these proteins:
- a CDS encoding YitT family protein, protein MKEKNNDKNENQDDVSSKESKQKNNSKKDDNSSSKDKEKTTKKALEDNSNDDLVHQSNNENEQLDNKEKQENSNQEEVNNDANADNSNLTKEEKEALELEKLQSQLKEINVHELIKKEEEKSKQEATDVISKTQNQEKIETLDNENNKEDKKVKSESDELKTPEEKGEIEIQVLSSKELEIQQNINVIKQELKANKTFKERFKDLFKSKSLKQKEEELITKKAIKAQQRSKSKKEVKFILTQFKSTIGWFSVFYSRSDMKWRILIAFLVGLLMSFVSIVMIQNTGVIISGMSGIFQGIARITKTAVLKGNLLNGDSAEVLYTSMFYGFYLVVSIPLIIFSYFKIGKNFTILSSIPVVVSTVVPLLINLIPGTKELFVFGDTRPEVIKISGSSLDAVNGELYEFGVQMLTFQSHTINGTYITDGSKFWFMFMYTAGAGLLNGLAYSMALAVGGSTGGLDFVSFYYSYKKNKSIGKMLLFFNMGSVLLTSVVGAYIPAIIADGNAGYERFFSQNLVSGIIYSILVALVINLLFPKDKAVKITIYSEKAHKIRDYLYSKNFNHSLTINTTTGGYSMTEKKNIEIICMFIEIPKILREIRYCDIDTLVTITLLKGIEGKLRIENSIN, encoded by the coding sequence ATGAAAGAAAAAAACAACGATAAGAATGAAAATCAAGATGATGTAAGTTCAAAAGAATCTAAACAAAAAAACAATAGCAAAAAAGACGATAATTCATCATCAAAAGATAAAGAAAAAACCACAAAAAAAGCATTAGAAGATAATTCTAATGATGATTTGGTGCATCAATCTAATAATGAAAATGAGCAGTTAGACAACAAAGAAAAACAAGAAAATTCAAATCAAGAAGAAGTTAATAATGATGCAAATGCAGATAATTCTAATTTAACAAAAGAGGAAAAAGAAGCCCTTGAATTAGAAAAATTACAATCACAATTAAAAGAAATAAATGTTCATGAATTAATTAAAAAAGAAGAAGAAAAATCAAAACAAGAAGCTACTGATGTAATTTCAAAAACTCAAAATCAAGAAAAAATAGAAACTTTAGATAACGAAAATAATAAAGAAGATAAAAAAGTAAAAAGTGAATCAGATGAATTAAAAACACCTGAAGAAAAAGGTGAAATTGAAATACAAGTTTTAAGTTCTAAAGAGTTGGAAATACAACAAAATATAAATGTTATTAAACAAGAACTTAAAGCTAATAAAACTTTTAAAGAAAGATTTAAAGATCTTTTTAAATCTAAATCTTTAAAACAAAAAGAAGAAGAATTAATTACTAAAAAAGCAATTAAAGCTCAACAAAGATCTAAATCAAAAAAAGAAGTTAAGTTTATATTAACTCAATTTAAATCTACAATTGGATGATTCTCAGTTTTTTATTCAAGATCTGATATGAAATGAAGAATTCTAATTGCTTTCCTTGTTGGTTTACTTATGAGTTTTGTGTCTATTGTAATGATACAAAATACAGGTGTTATTATTAGTGGAATGTCAGGTATTTTCCAAGGTATTGCAAGAATTACTAAAACAGCTGTTTTAAAAGGTAATCTTCTTAATGGTGACTCAGCTGAAGTTTTATATACATCCATGTTTTATGGGTTTTATTTAGTTGTAAGTATTCCATTAATTATATTTTCTTATTTTAAAATTGGTAAAAACTTCACAATATTATCTTCAATTCCTGTTGTTGTTTCAACTGTTGTACCATTATTAATTAATTTAATTCCTGGTACAAAAGAATTATTTGTGTTTGGTGATACACGTCCTGAAGTTATAAAAATTTCTGGTTCATCGCTTGATGCTGTTAATGGTGAATTATATGAGTTTGGTGTTCAAATGTTAACTTTCCAAAGTCATACAATTAATGGTACATATATAACTGATGGTTCTAAGTTTTGATTTATGTTTATGTACACAGCTGGTGCTGGATTACTTAATGGTTTAGCATACTCTATGGCTTTAGCGGTTGGTGGAAGTACTGGTGGTCTTGATTTTGTGTCATTCTACTATTCATACAAAAAGAATAAATCAATTGGGAAAATGCTTTTATTTTTTAATATGGGTTCAGTTCTTTTAACATCAGTTGTTGGTGCTTATATTCCAGCCATAATTGCTGATGGTAATGCTGGATATGAAAGATTTTTCTCTCAAAACTTAGTTAGTGGAATTATTTATTCAATTTTAGTTGCTTTAGTTATTAATTTATTATTCCCTAAAGATAAAGCAGTTAAAATTACTATTTATAGTGAAAAAGCTCATAAAATTAGAGATTATTTATACTCTAAAAACTTTAATCATTCTCTAACAATAAACACAACAACTGGTGGATATAGCATGACAGAAAAGAAGAATATTGAAATTATTTGTATGTTTATTGAAATACCTAAAATTTTAAGAGAAATAAGATATTGTGATATTGATACACTAGTTACAATAACTCTGTTAAAAGGAATTGAGGGAAAACTAAGAATTGAAAATTCTATTAATTAA